A single genomic interval of Hydractinia symbiolongicarpus strain clone_291-10 chromosome 8, HSymV2.1, whole genome shotgun sequence harbors:
- the LOC130653654 gene encoding recQ-like DNA helicase BLM, whose protein sequence is MATVSDVSKVISNILVPLSFSIKPKQLEAVVNILNGVDTLCIFPTCYGKSLIYQLLPSVCLELNIAPSPLVLVVSPLISLIQDQVSSANSLSALGLKASKLDCDDYGDIISGNFNILIGTPESWLNNARWRQFLSSKFVLDNAVCLVVDEVHKVSWYGVFIIGASKLQRKHFQNACFTLLYMQMQAHFLPLSVKDENVFHFLNQVLFYSFIMFIYPYLRGASPMSNEDKPFREAFGRISEMRSICRQDLPILALSATVDVDLTQLVIGSCGLSKKLRVISVCSDRQNIRLCVLNISSRENVQCLKWIVDTFLSEVSDTHKVIIYCRSVTLCGFVYYHVRKMIERETLGNGMKSTDLIALFHSGTLEAQKSNVLSALTSDTGTIRLVVATSSLGCGVNMKNVKFVVHYGPAYDTADYCQQVGRAGRNIEGLCHAILYVFPQGRGNVNNSMVSYIQSHEKSCLRTSLYTPFNEDGNSVMPLSPGHNCCSFCARKCECDECPLFPFEIVTEEKESKLFGKKIIREVSEDDKQLVKDMLVEYHETICSKPMLLVPGEVMTGLSKSCVNEIVLHLPYINSMEYIQNNLNLGTDTSKELMLILNDVFHDIEVPDVHKECDDSMEIVDKTNLECPEFSDFSEHESNDSELDY, encoded by the exons ATGGCGACTGTTTCGGATGTTTCAAAAGTCATCTCAAACATTTTAGTTCCACTTTCTTTTTCAATTAAACCCAAACAATTAGAAGCTgtggtaaatattttaaatggaGTCGATACCTTGTGTATTTTTCCAACGTGTTATGGTAAAAGTTTAATCTACCAACTTTTACCAAGTGTGTGTTTGGAGTTAAATATAGCACCTTCACCACTTGTTTTAGTCGTTTCtcctcttatttctttaatccaAGATCAAGTTTCATCTGCAAATTCGTTAAGTGCGTTAGGATTAAAGGCTTCCAAACTAGATTGCGATGATTATGGGGATATTATATCTGGCAATTTCAATATTTTGATTGGCACACCTGAATCTTGGCTTAATAATGCCAGGTGGAGACAGTTTCTCTCATCTAAATTTGTACTGGACaatgctgtttgccttgttgTGGATGAAGTACACAAAGTGTCATGGTATGGTGTTTTTATTATTGGTGCCTCAAAGCTGCAAAGAAAGCATTTTCAGAATGCATGTTTT ACTTTACTGTACATGCAGATGCAGGCTCATTTTCTGCCACTCTCTGTAAAAGATGAAAACGTTTTCCATTTTTTGAAccaagttttattttatagcTTTATAATGTTTATATATCCTTATCTTAGGGGTGCCTCACCAATGAGCAATGAGGACAAGCCATTCAGAGAAGCATTTGGTAGAATCAGTGAAATGCGGTCTATCTGTCGTCAAGATTTACCTATTCTTGCCCTCAGTGCCACTGTGGATGTTGATTTGACCCAGCTTGTTATCGGAAGTTGCGGATTATCAAAAAAACTGAGAGTAATATCAGTATGTAGTGACAGACAAAATATACGATTGTGTGTTTTGAATATTTCCAGTAGGGAAAATGTCCAATGTCTGAAGTGGATTGTTGACACTTTTTTATCAGAGGTTTCTGATACACATAAAGTAATAATTTACTGTCGATCAGTGACTTTGTGTGGTTTTGTTTACTACCACGTTCGTAAGATGATTGAACGAGAAACTTTGGGAAATGGTATGAAATCTACCGACTTAATTGCCTTATTTCACTCTGGAACATTGGAAGCCCAAAAATCGAATGTTTTATCAGCCCTGACATCAGACACAGGTACTATTCGGTTGGTAGTTGCAACAAGTTCACTTGGTTGTGGTGTTAACATGAAGAACGTTAAATTTGTTGTTCATTATGGTCCAGCATATGACACTGCTGATTATTGCCAACAGGTTGGCCGAGCAGGACGGAACATTGAAGGACTTTGCCATGCAATACTATATGTCTTTCCACAGGGCAGAGGAAATGTAAATAATTCTATGGTATCCTACATTCAGAGCCATGAAAAGAGTTGCTTGAGGACATCACTGTACACTCCATTTAATGAAGACGGAAACAGTGTAATGCCTTTGTCACCTGGCCATAACTGTTGTTCATTTTGTGCAAGGAAATGTGAGTGTGATGAATGTCCGTTGTTTCCCTTTGAAATTGTAACAGAAGAAAAAGAATCCAAATTATTTGGTAAAAAGATTATACGTGAAGTTTCAGAAGatgataaacaacttgtcaaAGATATGCTAGTTGAGTACCATGAAACTATATGTTCCAAACCAATGTTACTAGTGCCTGGAGAAGTGATGACTGGGTTATCAAAGAGTTGTGtaaatgaaattgttttgcaTTTACCATACATAAATTCAAtggaatatatacaaaataatctCAATCTGGGTACAGATACTTCCAAGGAACTTATGCTAATACTCAATGATGTGTTTCACGATATTGAAGTTCCAGATGTTCACAAAGAATGTGACGATAGCATGGAAATCGTTGATAAAACGAATCTAGAGTGTCCTGAATTTTCAGATTTCTCTGAACATGAGTCAAATGACAGTGAACTTgactattga
- the LOC130654670 gene encoding uncharacterized protein LOC130654670: MLRICSIRLIFYRVYIGQQVACFGILFKARYHKSRACIVSHRNDQLFIAAGAKKRAFKWFNALGVTNSYQTALNKNKQLACNHDQDVKGWKNMIESNDPESVGYQVILFSLVIQKRCISNISCIYIVCWQIIGDNLDYEVNVRHQGINNPNRSHHWFHYIAVKDRVHPSQDPKSFEDYRRASVLPDNHTLVMLADNFKHLVTRTIVSFIPAFESFKKHTQKHIAHPFVDEMSKKSEVVSLGLLLESENTASGITKILRHIQKEYVPQTINENGELEILQPIPFGGDQLTEERSINIIRAFLDGDTSYDRIEGLQPKFEDWHLKMTLYEVKDSLFRKETSGAEFGTTQWAMNVLRTSNAKKGPHAAMNAYGEFSDKELDAQIVAITMEHFNMATFEDDPVPTNIKTGCEEEKRKWISMHVEDIIKRYTVTYADNIGNVREKLKQEGIRRLKILICSKNATGECNHCPFKSARTRDLHEKLKHNMDRREPDVIQQPIIKDHVLCYQKALFTINLLLKNLNDAIRQGDGERLIESYKLVLLYFKATRHHKYAYTILKLLYQIRLEPENAFKLTWGRFINTQGYKGRNISNDLHLEHLNHFLKELLRSLRSNINEKNAERVSYTLQNMKGIVDNLERSLDLSEVKGHRKMPSTIEDVKKLALAYHQAKVFRETPGREYESFPNFKETILCSIDADHLHKWLSQKEHEFNELYT; the protein is encoded by the exons ATGTTACGAATATGTTCTATACGCTTAATATTTTACAGGGTATATATTGGACAACAAGTGGCGTGTTTCGGAATCCTGTTCAAAGCAAGATATCATAAAAGCAGAGCCTGTATAGTCTCGCATCGCAATGACCAGCTGTTCATTGCCGCTGGTGCTAAGAAGCGGGCGTTTAAATGGTTCAATGCCCTTGGTGTAACCAATAGTTATCAAACTGCATTGAACAAAAACAAGCAATTAGCCTGTAATCATGACCAAGACGTTAAAGGTTGGAAAAATATGATAGAATCCAATGATCCGGAGAGTGTTGGGTACCAGGTAATACTTTTTTCTCTAGTAATTCAGAAACGTTGCATTTCAAATATAAGCTGCATATATATTGTATGTTGGCAGATTATTGGCGATAATCTAGACTACGAAGTTAACGTCAGACACCAAGGAATCAACAATCCCAATAGGAGTCATCACTGGTTTCATTACATAGCTGTTAAAGATCGCGTGCACCCCTCTCAAG aTCCTAAAAGTTTTGAAGATTACAGGCGTGCAAGTGTTCTACCAGATAACCACACGCTCGTGATGTTGGCAGATAATTTCAAGCACTTGGTAACAAGAACTATCGTATCCTTCATACCAGCGTTTGAATCTTTCAAGAAACATACGCAGAAACATATAGCACATCCATTCGTCgatgaaatgtcgaaaaaatcAGAGGTTGTTAGTCTTGGACTGTTGTTGGAGTCGGAAAACACGGCATCTGGAATTACCAAGATCTTACGTCATATACAGAAAGAATATGTGCCACAAACGATAAACGAAAACGGAGAATTGGAG aTACTTCAACCGATTCCTTTTGGTGGGGACCAATTGACTGAGGAACGTTCTATCAACATCATTCGCGCTTTTCTGGATGGCGATACCAGCTACGATCGTATTGAAGGTCTACAACCCAAATTTGAGGACTGGCACTTGAAAATGACTCTTTACGag GTCAAAGATTCGCTTTTTCGTAAAGAGACATCAGGCGCAGAGTTTGGAACGACACAGTGGGCGATGAACGTGTTACGTACAAGCAATGCTAAAAAAGGTCCACATGCTGCAATGAATGCCTACGGTGAATTTTCGGATAAAGAACTAGATGCACAAATAGTCGCTATTACAATGGAGCACTTCAACATGGCAACATTTGAAG ATGACCCAGTACCGACAAATATCAAAACAGGATGTGAGGAAGAGAAACGAAAATGGATTTCTATGCATGTTGAAGATATAATAAAAAG ATACACAGTAACATATGCTGACAACATAGGCAATGTAAGAGAAAAACTTAAACAAGAAGGCATAAGAAGGCTGAAAATACTTATCTGCTCCAAAAATGCTACTGGAGAATGTAATCATTGCCCCTTCAAATCCGCACGTACGAGGGATCTTCATGAGAAACTGAAGCATAACATGGACAG ACGCGAACCTGATGTAATACAGCAGCCTATTATAAAGGACCACGTCCTATGTTATCAGAAAGCCTTGTTCACTATCAATCTGCTACTCAAGAACTTGAATGATGCAATAAGACAGGGAGATGGTGAACGATTAATCGAAAGTTATAAGTTGGTTCTGCTTTACTTCAAGGCAACTCGGCATCACAAATACGCATACACCATCCTGAAGTTGTTATACCAAATCAGATTGGAACCGGAAAATGCATTCAAGTTGACCTGGGGAAGGTTCATTAATACACAGGGATACAAAGGAAGAAATATATCAAATGATCTTCACCTGGaacatttaaatcattttttaaaggaattaCTGCGTTCATTACGTAGCAACATCAATGAAAAAAATGCTGAAAGGGTGTCGTATACATTACAAAATATGAAAG GAATTGTTGACAACTTGGAAAGGTCACTGGATTTGTCTGAGGTCAAGGGTCATAGAAAGATGCCATCTACTATTGAAGACGTAAAGAAGTTGGCACTTGCATATCATCAGGCTAAAGTATTTAGAGAAACACCAGGAAGAGAATATGAATCGTTTccaaattttaaagaaacaatATTATGCTCAATAGATGCAGATCATCTACATAAGTGGTTATCACAGAAAGAACACGAATTCAACGAACTTTATACCTGA